AGCGCCACAGGTTGCCCCACTGCAACCGCCCGGAGCGGTGGGGGAGCTGCACACAGAGGTAGTGGCGGCGGCGGTAGAGCTCGGCGGCCTCCAGCCGGTCGAGCGTGGCGTCGACCGCGTCGACCCAACCGGGGTGCTGGGGCAGGTCGATGCCGTTGATCATGGCGTCGGCGACCTCACCCGGGTCGATGCGGGCCGCCACCGACAGCACCATCGACTCGCCGGGCAGCCCCGCCAGCATCGTGCGCACCCGGCTGTGCTCGGCCAGCTTCCGCCGCGTGGGCAGCCACCGGTACGGGCTCTCCTTGACGCGCCACACGGCCCACACCCGCCCCGAGCGCGACCAGATGAGGTTGCCGATCACCGCCGCCGCGGGAGGTCGCACTATCTCTCTCCCGGGGTGGTGAGCTCGGCGACCCAGGTGCGCTGGGTGTAGTGCCGGGGCATCGTCCAGGTGCGGTCGGCCTTGCCCAGGCGCTTGCCGCCCTTCGGAGCCGCCACCATGTTGAACCAGCCGAGCGCGTAGCGCCACGGCGCCCGCCCCTCGACCCGCAGCGCCCGGGCGGCGAACGCCAGCCCGAGCGGGATCGTGATCATCGCCAGCCCGTTGATGACGCTGCCGAAGTGCGCCCACAGCGGTTGCGTGGCCACGAGCACCACGAGGGCACCCACGCCCACCAGCAGCTGCGCCGGGGTGACCGGCGGGATGCGCAGGCCCTGGATGTTGCCGATGATGATCGGGTGCCGGCGCGCGTGCGTGTACACGCGGCACTCCAGCACGAGGTCGTCGTCAGGGACGCGCTTCTCGGTGGGCATGTGCGGCGGTGCGGTTCAGAGGACGATCGTTGCGCCGGCGGGTTGCACCAGCTCGAACGTCTCGACGGTGACACCGAGGCGGCCCATGGTGTCGGACTCCTCTTCGACCTTGTCTTCCCACCAGTCGAGGTTGCTGATGGACCACAGGAACACCCCGGCGGTGAGCGCCGCGACCAGCACGGCGACCAGCGAACGCGCCTTGTAGTACGCGAAAGCCACCATGACGATCGCCCCGAGCACGGATGCCCCGCGCACGAGTGCGGTCACTTCCAGGATCTTCCCGGAAATCCAGTCGATCACTATCTGTCTCCTGTTCCTTGCGGCGGGTGTGGCGGATGTAGCGGCGGTGGTCAGTCGTCGAGCGGTGGCGCCGGCAGCAGCTCGGAGATCTCCCAGCGGCCGTCTCGGCTGGTCAGCAGCAGCGTGTAGGTGGCGACCCGGGCGCTGGTGGCACTGTCGTCGGCGGCGGCATCGCCGTCGAGCAGGGCGTCGAGCGTCACGGTCTTGGTGTTGTCGTCGTCGCCGTCGACCACGCCCCAGCGGATCACCTCCGCTGAGCTGCACACCTTGGGTTCGGCGGGCGCCAGCGCCAGGCCGGGGCTGAGGTAGCGGGACAGTCCCTCCTGGCCGCACAGGTAGGCGCCGAGGAAGCTCGTGGCCGACTCGACCATCGGGTCGTCGAGCGCCGGCTGGCCCATGCTGACGTCGAGCGAGCTGCGCTCGGGTGCGGCCGGCGCGGCCACGGCGGCGGGGAGGCCGACGGCGTTCGCCGGCCCGTCGCGCATGTCGACCGCGACCTGCCAGAAGCGCTCCTGGCCCGGCCAGCCGACGGCGACGACCACCGCCCAGTAGTCGTCGCCGGCCTTGGTGATGTCGACCGACCGCACCGGCGCCGACAGCTCGGTGGCCTGGGCGTTGAGGGGCAGCTCGGGCGTGTAGCCGAGGAAGGACGTGAGCTTCTCGCCCTCCTTGCCGGCCTCGAGGTAGGCGGTGACGTAGCGCTCGGCGAAGCCGCCGGCGACCACCACGGCGTTGCCGGTGACCCCGTCGGGGTCGGACGCGACCGTGGGGGAGGGCTCGCTCGACGACGTCGGCCGCAGCCACGCGGCCAGGCCGCCGAGGCCCGCCAGGAGGACCAGCACCCAGAGGAGAGCGGCGCTGCCCCGGGCTACCGCGACGTCCGATACCGGAAGTCGCCGTAGCTGACGTGAGCGCCCCAGCCGGCGCCCCGTCTCGGGGATGGTCCTGGTGTTTGCCACGTGCCCTCCTCGCGGCGCCCTCCGTTCGTGGCCCTCGCGGTCCACCTCTCGGGTTCAGCACCGTTGCTGCACGCCGAACGCTCGGAGGCCTTGTGACCCATAAGTGCGCGGACTGCGGTCTATTCGACAGCTCGACGTGAGATC
This window of the Acidimicrobiales bacterium genome carries:
- a CDS encoding conjugal transfer protein, producing the protein MANTRTIPETGRRLGRSRQLRRLPVSDVAVARGSAALLWVLVLLAGLGGLAAWLRPTSSSEPSPTVASDPDGVTGNAVVVAGGFAERYVTAYLEAGKEGEKLTSFLGYTPELPLNAQATELSAPVRSVDITKAGDDYWAVVVAVGWPGQERFWQVAVDMRDGPANAVGLPAAVAAPAAPERSSLDVSMGQPALDDPMVESATSFLGAYLCGQEGLSRYLSPGLALAPAEPKVCSSAEVIRWGVVDGDDDNTKTVTLDALLDGDAAADDSATSARVATYTLLLTSRDGRWEISELLPAPPLDD